The Oceanispirochaeta sp. genomic interval CTGAACCGTCTCACAGAGCTCCTCTAAGAGGAGCAACGTTTTTTTCGTCCCCCGACCCTGGGTGACATCATCGATCAATTCCAGTATCTGCCGTGTTCCTTCCCGGCAGGGAACGCATTTGCCGCAACTTTCAGACTGGGTAAACTTCATAAAGAACCGGGCGATCTGCACCATACAGGTGCTCTTGTTCATGACAACCAGGCCGCCCGAACCGACCATGGCACCCACAGTTTTCAGTGAATCAAAATCAAGGGGGATATCCAGATGCTCTTCGATCAGGCAGCCGCCTGAAGGCCCTCCGATCTGAACAGCCTTGAAGTCATCATTGTCGATTTCACCCTTGCTGTTGAGGACACCCCCTCCGATATTGAAGATGATTTCTTTTAAGGTTGTTCCGAAGGGAACCTCGATCAGGCCGGTGTTGGCCACATGTCCTGTTAAAGCAAAGGTCTTGGTTCCGGGAGATCCGGGGGTGCCTGTTTTTTTGTAGGCCTCTGCCCCCATTCTGACAATCAGAGGGACAGCGGCGAGGGTCTCAACGTTGTTTACCACAGTGGGCATTCCCCATAATCCCTTTTCAGCTGTCCGGGGAGGTTTGACCCGGGGCATGCCCCGGCGTCCCATGATGCTTTCTGTCATGGCACTGGCTTCTCCGCAGACGAAGGCTCCTGCTCCTTCCATCACATGGATGTCAAAGCTGAATTCTGAACCGAAGATATGCTTCCCCAGGTAATTGCTTTTCCGGGCCTCCAGGATTGCTTTTTTTATCCGCTCGACAGCCAGAGGGTACTCCATGCGCACATAGACCTGCCCTTCTGTTCCTCCGCAGGCTTTGGCGGCGATGATCATCCCTTCGAGGATGCTGTGAGGATTTCCCTCCATGACACTCCGGTCCATAAAGGCACCGGGGTCGCCTTCATCTCCGTTACAGATGATGTATTTGGCATGGGCATCCTGTTTGAGAGCCAGTTCCCATTTTCGTCCAGTGCTGAATCCGCCTCCGCCGCGGCCTCTGAGACCTGCATTTTTAATCAAGTTGCAGACATCCATGGGATCTTTATGAAGGACCATCTCTCTGGCCGCAGTATAACCATCGGTATAGATGTAGTTGCTGATGTCTTCGGGATCAATATCACCGCAGGACTTAATCACCGTCCGGCTCTGTCTTTTATAAAAAGGGATCTCTTCATGGTTCCGGCAGGAAACTCCTGAACTGGGCTCCACATAGAGAAGTTCCTCGATGATTTCTCCCGACAGAATGGTACGTTCAATAATATCCCGGGCATTGTCGGGTTTGACTTTGATATACAGGATGTTCTCGGGCTCTATGGTCACTAGAGGTCCTACCTGGCAGAATCCCTGGCATCCGCTTTTACTTATCAGGACGGGTTTCTCTTCTCCGTAGGGAACCTCTTCTTTCAAAGTCAGAGTCAGGGGAAGGCCTTTCTCCTCTATGATGGAGGCCAGGGCGTTGTACACATCCATGGCTCCATTGGCGATGCAGCCGGTTCCCGCACAGATGACAATTCTATGGGAGAGGTTGCTCTTTTGTTTGGCGTAATCTTCTTTTATTTTTTCCAGTACGAGGGTTTTCATATGATACTCCTGTGCTACCGGCGCTGATTTGCAGCCCCGGTATTGCTTTCATTCAGGCCTAAGGGCCTCCATTGCTTTGTATTCGGATATGAGTTTTTTCATCCGCTGTTTTGATACCTGTCCAAAGACTTTCTCGTTGATGACCACTGCCGGCGCCAGACCGCAGGCTCCCAGGCAGGAAACGGTTTCCAGGGTGAACAGAAGGTCTTCTGTGGTATGATTTTTTTCGGTCAACTTCAGCTCTCTTTGTATTGTTTCGATCAGTCCGGAGGAGCCTTTGACGTGACAGGCTGTGCCGTCACAGACCTTGATGATGTATTTCCCTTTGGGTTCCAGGGAGAAATGGCTGTAGAAGGTGGCAATGCCGAACACACGGGCCGGGGAGGTACCCAGGCTGGTGGCTACAAAGGTCATGATTTCTTCAGGCAGATAGCGGTATTCTTCCTGTACAGCTTGAAGGATAGGAATGATCTTGGAGGGCTGTCGGTCAAATTTATCCAGGATTTCACAGACTTTGCTGAAGTTCTGCAGTGTTTCAGCGCTGGCGGTTGGGGTAGGCAAGGTTACGCTCCTTTGTTAACGATATATAATTATCGATAATAAAGTATCGTAAAAGGTTTTTTATGACAAGTCCCCGGGAAAGATTTTGTTACAGGATTGACAATGAACAATTAAATGTTATATAGATAATGCAATATCGATAAAGGATATCTATTATGCTGTATATAAGAGGGTGGTGTTACCGCATTCTATATAAATACTGATAGGCGGTTGTTCCGGGAGTCATTGTTTCAGACTCTCGGGGCAGCCGCTTTTTTATCAGTTTTTTTCTTTTTTACCCAGATAGTAGGAGTAGTCACCTTCAAATGTTTTCATGATCCCATGGTCTATTTCAAAGACTCTGTTCACCAGATGCTTCAGGAAATAACGGTCATGGCTGACAATGATGAGGGTGCCTTCAAATTTCTGAAGTGCTTCCAGAAGGACTTCCCGGCTGGCTATATCCAGGTGGTTCGTCGGTTCATCGAGCATCAGAAAATTTAAGGGACGGGCGAGGAGTGAGGCTAGCATGACCCTGCTTTTTTCTCCTCCAGAGAGAATGCGTATCTTCTTTTCCGTATCATCACCAGAAAACTGAAAGGCTCCCAGCAAATTTTTGATGGCTCCCACAGACTCCTTGGGGAGGAGTTCTGACAGCTCTTCAAAAATGGTACTCTCCATGTTCAGGCTGTCTCCTGAATACTGGCTGAAGTAGCCTGCATTTACACTGGCCCCCAGTTCACAGCTTCCATGGCTTGATTCTGTCAGCGATGCCAGGACCTTGAGAAGGGTCGATTTTCCGGCTCCATTGATACCGGTGAGGGCGATCTTGTTGCCACGCTCAACAACACCGCTGATGCCGCTGAAAACGGGATGAATCGTACCGTCTTCCAAAGGCCAGGACTTGGCCAGGTTTTCCATCCGGACCACCACATCCCCGCTGCGGGGGCAAGGGGGAAAGTTGAACTTCATTACTTTCGGGTCCGGCGGAATGACAACACGTTCCATTTTTTCAATCATTTTAACCCGGGACTGTACCTGCGCTGCGTGAGAGGCTCTGGCGGCAAAACGGGCAATAAATTCTTCTTCCTTGGCCAGCATGGCCTGTTGTCTACGGTTGGCTGCTACAAGATGCTCCCGGCGGATCTCTCTTTCCCGGAGGTAGAAGTCATAATTTCCTGTGTAGCTGTTGATACTTTCAGCCGCGGCTTCCACGGTCCTCCCGCAGATCCTGGTCATAAATTCCCTGTCATGACTGGTCATCATCAGGGCCCCTTTGAAGGATTTCAGCCACTCTTCCAACCAGATGATGGATTCTATATCCAGGTGGTTGGTCGGTTCATCCATCAGGAGAACATCCGGGTTGAGCAGGAGTATCCGGGCCAGGGCAATCCGCATTTTCCATCCCCCGCTGAAGTTTTCAAGGCTCTGACTCTGCCGGCTCTCGGCTATCCCCAGTCCGTCCAGGATGGCCTTCGCGTTGTTTTCAAGTTCGTATCCGCCCCGGTTCTGATACTCCATCTGAACTTCTCCATAGCGGTTCATGAATTTATCCATGTCCTCATCACTCATTTTCTCCATGGCTTCCCCATCGGCCATGGTGTGTTCCATCTCTTCCATCTGGAGACTCAGTTCATGAACCTTTCCAGCTCCTTCCAGAACCTCCTGCAGTGCCGACCTGCCTGCCATTTCTCCCACATCCTGTGAGAAATAGCCCACAACAACACCCGGATCGATGGTGACAGTCCCGTCATCAGGATGCTCTTCTCCTGTGATCAGTCTGAAAATGGTGGTTTTTCCAGAACCGTTGGGTCCTACAAGGCCGATCTTATCCAGAGGGCGGATCAGAACTGAGGAATTTTGGAATAGAATGCGTTCACCATAGGCGATGCGGATATTGGATAAGTTGACCATAAAAGGAGGCTCCCGAGTATATATGAATGATTATTGAAGGCTGTTTAACATGAGTAAAATATATTCACAAAAATATCAATCCTATGAGGGATGAATAAGGATAGAGATGGTTTCAATTCATAAAGAGGGGTACGCTCTGTAGTAAGCTCTATGATAATGATTGAACTCTGGTATATATCGTGGTATATTATACAAAGGGAGGACTTTGAATGCATACAGCAAAATTGTTTATGAATGGAAGAAGTCAGGCTGTTCGGCTGCCTAAGGAATATCAGTTTTCCGGTGATGATGTCATAATACAAAAGCTTGGAGATGCTGTTTTGTTAGTACCTCTTGAGAAAGCCTGGGAAACATTCCTTGATGGAATAAATTCCTTTTCTTCTGATTTTATGGAGGAGGAAAGAGAGCAGGGAGAGGATCAAGTAAGGGAATCCTTTTAATGTATTTGCTTGATACGAATATTTGTATTTTTGCAATTAAACATAAATCTCAAGAACTCCTCCATACAATTTCTAGCAAATTAAAAAATGGGATATTTATTTCATCCTTAACCATTGCCGAAATGGAATTTGGAATTTCAAACAGTTTGTATCCTGATCGAAACAGAATGGCACTGCTTAAATTCCTTTCGATTTTCGAAATACTTGATTTCACACAAAATGATGCAATTCCCTATGGACAGATTAAATCAGACCTTAAAAGATCCGGAAACATCATAGGGCCAATCGATATGCTTCTCGCGGGACAGGCTCTTTCAAATAATTTGGTCATGGTCACAAATAACATGAAAGAATTTGAAAGGGTCGAAAATCTAAAAGTTGAAGATTGGTCTTGATGTGTCTGGTCCGGTGATAGTTCTGTGTATTTTGTAGCAGAAGTTAGAATTATCAGCACTTTCTGATATAATAGATTCCATGAAATTAAACTGTCTGGACTGCAATACCAAAAACTGCCGTAAAAACGGAGCCGACTGTTTCGGTCTGAAAGAAAAGAGCCTTGATGTCTACGGAGACGAAAACACACTCACCACTGTCCGCAGCAGCGGCCGGCTCGTCGATGACGGAAGAGCGGGAACTCTCTCCCGTTTTCAGGAAGTGATAGAATTCTGCACTCTCCAGGGATATAAAAAAATCGGCCTGGCCTACTGTTTTGGTTTGGAATCTCTGGCTATGAATATCCGGGAGAAGATGAGCGCCTCCGGGCTGTTTCTTATTCCCGCCCGTTGTTCTATGGGTGGTGTGAAAGAAAGTGATATTGATCCTGAAAAAAAGAGTGAAGTCTATTCCTGCAACCCTGCCGGTCAGGCTGTTTTCCTGAATGAAAATGCGGATTTTGTTATAGAGGTCGGTCTCTGCCTGGGGCATGATGTTATTTTCCATCAGCAGCTGAAAGTACCTTTTACTGTTCTTATTGTAAAAGACAGGGTCAATGGACATGCTCCCTTGAAGGGTATACAGGATTATTCTGTATAAATCCAAGTCATTAAAAGCCAAATGCTTCCGGTTTGATTTATGAACACCAGACCTTTATTTTTGAGTCATACTTAGTGCTTTTTCGGACATTCCATTCTCCCCGGTAAACTCAGATCGTGATTAGTTTTTTTCCGGATTGAATGATTTCCGTCAGTCCTTCGCCCCAGTACATCAATTCTACTCCCAGTTCTTCCAGATTCTCTGAGACTCCCAGCTGTTCGGCGCAGGCTTTACAGGCTGAGACTCTGACTCCCTCCTCCATCATCTCTTTCAGTTTAGTCCGAACCATTTCGTTTTCGGCGCTCAGTTTGGCAGTACTGCCCCAGATAATCAGGGTGATTTTGTCCCACCAACCCCGTTTCTTGGCGTTTAAGGCATACATAAAAACCATTTTCTCACTGGTAATCAGGTTGTCATTGGTCCAGAGGATATACAATTCATTCATTTCAGCTCCTGGGGTTTAAATTCTTTATTCTCTTCTAAAATAGTCCTGTGAACCCATGCGGGTTTTCTTATCTCTCTGGTCCAACGTTTCCGGATTAATGGATATGCCTGGATACGGGCATCATTCCCTTCAGTCAGTTTATTGCTGTAGGACACTGCCTTGATCAGATCGGCATAGTCTTCAATATGCTGGAAAAAAGGTTTATACCAGGAGTCCCAGACTTCCTGTGATTCATCCTTCATAGCATCGTATCCCCGGGGAGATGCATCCCAGATGAACACGGGGATACTGCGTTCTGAGGCCAGACGGCGCATCTCAGTTCCCGGTTCATTGCGAGACAGGCCAACAGAAGCCTCTTCGTCCCTTTCCCGGTGATCATATGAATAGCCCATCCAATCGACATATTCATCCCCGGGATACCAGCTGGTCAGAGGCTCTCCTGGCCTGCTTCTGCCGCTGGATTGCCAGAGGGTTCTGAAATTCCGGACATCCCCTTCTCTCAGGATATTGGTAATCCGGATAAAGGCTGCTCTGTATTCTGATGGTTCATAATGATTCCCTTTGCTATCGAAGTCGTATCCGATATTCAGGAAGACGGGCCTGCCGGATGCTTTGATCCACTTACCCATCTGGCGGATCTCCTTGTCATAAGACCCTGCGTTTATCTCCCTCAATTCGTCCTGCAGATTCAGACCGAGGGCGATCATCACATTCCGGAAGGCGGGGACATCAATATAGGGCAGTTGCTGGAGGTCTTTCAGGCTGGTGTACATGCTGATTCCGGCGGGCATACCAATGAAATCTACATAGCCTTCGTTGTTATCTTCCAGGCCTCCGACAGATTCTTTGTCAGGCCCTGCAAAGAGGTATCTGTAACCGACGGGCGGACAGTACTGACAGTTCACACTCATCCAGTCGGTTTTCAGGTTCCGGCAGGAGAGGAGCAAGAGGATTAAGGAACTGATCAGGCATAAGTTTTTTTTCAAATGTATCTCCCTGGTTGATTATAATCTAAAAGTGACGGATTGAAAAAACATTCTTTAATATTTGCTCTCTATCTCTTTGCCTCTATGGAATTTCCTGTATGAATAGGGTAATGTGACTAGAATTTGTATCTTTGACTGAAATAAGGAAATTAAATGCCCCATAGTAACAATAGTTTTAACAAAGAACTGAGAAATATAGCCATCATAGCTCACGTAGACCATGGTAAAACCACTCTGGTAGACTCCATGTTTAAACAGAGCGGAACCTTCCGCGAAGGGAAGGAAACAGAAGAAAGGCTGATGGACAGCATGGACCTTGAACGGGAACGCGGTATTACCATTGCCGCCAAGAACTGCTCCATCGTCTGGAAAGGAATCAAGGTCAATATCCTGGATACACCGGGCCATGCTGACTTTGGCGGGGAAGTTGAAAGAGCCCTATCCATGGTAGACGGTGTATTGCTCCTGGTTGATGCTTCGGAAGGCCCGCTTCCCCAGACACGATTTGTTCTGTCTAAAGCCCTCGCTGCCGGCCTCTCTGTGGTGATTGTCATCAATAAAATTGACCGTCCCGATGCCCGTCCCCAGGAGGTTCTGGGTGAAGTTTATGACCTGCTGATCGATCTGGATGCCCATGATGATCAGCTGGAATGCCCCGTTCTTTTTGCCGACGGCCGTGCAGGAATCGCTAAGCTGAAGCTTGAGGATGAGGTGGATAATCTTCATGTGCTGATGGATACCATCATCAAAGAAATCCCTGCTCCCGCCTATAATGACATCGAACCCTTTCAGATGCTGGTTACCGACCTGTCCTACTCGGATTACCTGGGCCGCCTGGCTATTGGTAAGGTCGTGCATGGTCATGTAAAATCCAGAGATACTCTGGTATGCATCAAGGAAGGAGGCAAGCTGACCTCTTTGAATGTTTCCAAACTGCAGGTTTATGAAGGACCCGCCCTTAAGGAGACTGATTCTGCCAGCCCTGGTGATATCGTCGTCATGGCAGGGATAGAAGATGTTCATATCGGAGACACCATCTGTACCAAAGAGAACCCCAAGGCTCTCAAAAGGATCACTGTTGATGAACCGACCGTCTCCATGCGCTTTGCACCCAACACATCTCCCACTATGGGACAGGAAGGGAAGTTCGTTCAGTCCAGTAAAATACGTGAGCGTCTTGAGAAAGAGACCATGCTCAATGTATCCATCAAGGTAGAGGAGTTTCCGGATAAGGAAGGATTCATCGTCAAGGGACGGGGAGAATTTCAGATGGTCATCCTCATTGAGACAATGAGACGTGAAGGATTTGAGCTCTGTGTCGGCCGTCCTGAAGTTATCTTCCACCACAAAGATGGAAAAGTTCTGGAACCCATCGAGCACCTTTATGTAGATTGTGAAGAAGTATACACCGGTATTGTTACAGAGAAATTGTCCAAGCGGAAAGGCCGGATGGTCAGCTATGTGAACCATGAGCACGGCCGGGTTCGTCTTGAGTTCTCTGTGCCTTCCAGGGCTCTTATTGGATACCGGGATGAGTTTCTTACCGATACCAGAGGTACGGGGATCATGAACTCCCTGATCTCCGACTATGAAGAATACAGAGGGGACTTTCCTGACCGTCATACTGGTTCCCTTATTGCCGATAGATCAGGAGAAGCTGTTCCCTATGCTCTGTACAACCTGGAACCCAGGGGAACCCTCTTTATCACAGCCGGTGACACCGTATACGAAGGAATGATTGTGGGGGAACACAACCGGGAAAATGACCTGAATGTGAATGCCTGTAAGACCAAAAAACTTTCCAATGTCCGTGCTTCCGGTAAGGATGATGCGGTTGTTTTGACCCCTGTCATGCCCATGACTCTGGAACGGGGTATTCAGTTTCTCCGGGAGGATGAACTGATGGAAGTCACTCCCAAGTCTATCCGTCTGAGAAAGATCGTTCTTCAGGCTATGGCCCGAAAGGTGAATGATAAGAAAAACTGATCATCATTCTAGTCCTACTGACTCGTAGATTGTTACTACGAGTCAGTAGGATCTGGAACTGAACCTTTTACCCTTTAATACCCGTTGACGCAATACTTTCAATAAAAGCACTCTGCATTGCCAGATAAAAAGCCAGTACAGGGATTGTGATGATTGACAGGTAGGCCATGACTTCTCCCCAGGGGATATTCAGTTGGAAAAAGTACTGCAAGCCTACCATAACCGGCCTGAACTCTTCGGACTGAATCACCATTTTCGGCCACAAATACTGGTTCCACATATCCAGAAATCTTAAAATGGCCGCTGTGGCGATAACAGGACCCGAGATGGGAATGACCATCTTGCTGTAGATCGCAAACCATCCGGCCCCGTCAATCCTGGCCGCTTCAATAAAGTCCTTGGGTATCTCCTTGAAAAACTGATAGAACAGGAAAATCTGGAAAGAGTAAGCCAGAAAGGGGATGATCTGAACGTGGTAGCTGTTCATCCATCCAATGGAAAAACCAGAGAATCCAATCCAGGGTAGTTTGTTGACAATCAACAGAAGGGGGATGGCAATGGTTTCAAAGGGAATGATAAAGGTTGCAATAATGATCGACAATATGATGCCTTTGCCCTTCCACTTTAAAATGGAGAAAGAATAGGCTGCCATGGAGTTAATCATGATTCCTAATATGACGGTAATCCCTGTGACAAAGGTTGAGTTAAAGAGGAATCTGCCGATGGGAACCCTTCTAAAGGCTGCTGAGTAGTTATTAAGGGA includes:
- a CDS encoding NAD(P)H-dependent oxidoreductase subunit E; this translates as MPTPTASAETLQNFSKVCEILDKFDRQPSKIIPILQAVQEEYRYLPEEIMTFVATSLGTSPARVFGIATFYSHFSLEPKGKYIIKVCDGTACHVKGSSGLIETIQRELKLTEKNHTTEDLLFTLETVSCLGACGLAPAVVINEKVFGQVSKQRMKKLISEYKAMEALRPE
- a CDS encoding carbohydrate ABC transporter permease, coding for MLINNVNKTAVYRQRTGRYLLLSAIALIFIFPMVFMVMSSLKPSLQLLRDTSSMRAFLPVGDLSLNNYSAAFRRVPIGRFLFNSTFVTGITVILGIMINSMAAYSFSILKWKGKGIILSIIIATFIIPFETIAIPLLLIVNKLPWIGFSGFSIGWMNSYHVQIIPFLAYSFQIFLFYQFFKEIPKDFIEAARIDGAGWFAIYSKMVIPISGPVIATAAILRFLDMWNQYLWPKMVIQSEEFRPVMVGLQYFFQLNIPWGEVMAYLSIITIPVLAFYLAMQSAFIESIASTGIKG
- a CDS encoding DUF1847 domain-containing protein; this encodes MKLNCLDCNTKNCRKNGADCFGLKEKSLDVYGDENTLTTVRSSGRLVDDGRAGTLSRFQEVIEFCTLQGYKKIGLAYCFGLESLAMNIREKMSASGLFLIPARCSMGGVKESDIDPEKKSEVYSCNPAGQAVFLNENADFVIEVGLCLGHDVIFHQQLKVPFTVLIVKDRVNGHAPLKGIQDYSV
- a CDS encoding DsrE family protein, translated to MNELYILWTNDNLITSEKMVFMYALNAKKRGWWDKITLIIWGSTAKLSAENEMVRTKLKEMMEEGVRVSACKACAEQLGVSENLEELGVELMYWGEGLTEIIQSGKKLITI
- a CDS encoding NADH-ubiquinone oxidoreductase-F iron-sulfur binding region domain-containing protein; amino-acid sequence: MKTLVLEKIKEDYAKQKSNLSHRIVICAGTGCIANGAMDVYNALASIIEEKGLPLTLTLKEEVPYGEEKPVLISKSGCQGFCQVGPLVTIEPENILYIKVKPDNARDIIERTILSGEIIEELLYVEPSSGVSCRNHEEIPFYKRQSRTVIKSCGDIDPEDISNYIYTDGYTAAREMVLHKDPMDVCNLIKNAGLRGRGGGGFSTGRKWELALKQDAHAKYIICNGDEGDPGAFMDRSVMEGNPHSILEGMIIAAKACGGTEGQVYVRMEYPLAVERIKKAILEARKSNYLGKHIFGSEFSFDIHVMEGAGAFVCGEASAMTESIMGRRGMPRVKPPRTAEKGLWGMPTVVNNVETLAAVPLIVRMGAEAYKKTGTPGSPGTKTFALTGHVANTGLIEVPFGTTLKEIIFNIGGGVLNSKGEIDNDDFKAVQIGGPSGGCLIEEHLDIPLDFDSLKTVGAMVGSGGLVVMNKSTCMVQIARFFMKFTQSESCGKCVPCREGTRQILELIDDVTQGRGTKKTLLLLEELCETVQETSLCGLGKSAPSPVLSAMKQFKEEWEAHIDKNCPTGNCKDLVSYQILADSCRGCTACVRVCPVEAISGNRKEAHIIDEQKCIRCGACVETCRFEAISVGGRA
- the typA gene encoding translational GTPase TypA; the protein is MPHSNNSFNKELRNIAIIAHVDHGKTTLVDSMFKQSGTFREGKETEERLMDSMDLERERGITIAAKNCSIVWKGIKVNILDTPGHADFGGEVERALSMVDGVLLLVDASEGPLPQTRFVLSKALAAGLSVVIVINKIDRPDARPQEVLGEVYDLLIDLDAHDDQLECPVLFADGRAGIAKLKLEDEVDNLHVLMDTIIKEIPAPAYNDIEPFQMLVTDLSYSDYLGRLAIGKVVHGHVKSRDTLVCIKEGGKLTSLNVSKLQVYEGPALKETDSASPGDIVVMAGIEDVHIGDTICTKENPKALKRITVDEPTVSMRFAPNTSPTMGQEGKFVQSSKIRERLEKETMLNVSIKVEEFPDKEGFIVKGRGEFQMVILIETMRREGFELCVGRPEVIFHHKDGKVLEPIEHLYVDCEEVYTGIVTEKLSKRKGRMVSYVNHEHGRVRLEFSVPSRALIGYRDEFLTDTRGTGIMNSLISDYEEYRGDFPDRHTGSLIADRSGEAVPYALYNLEPRGTLFITAGDTVYEGMIVGEHNRENDLNVNACKTKKLSNVRASGKDDAVVLTPVMPMTLERGIQFLREDELMEVTPKSIRLRKIVLQAMARKVNDKKN
- a CDS encoding antitoxin, whose amino-acid sequence is MHTAKLFMNGRSQAVRLPKEYQFSGDDVIIQKLGDAVLLVPLEKAWETFLDGINSFSSDFMEEEREQGEDQVRESF
- a CDS encoding type II toxin-antitoxin system VapC family toxin: MYLLDTNICIFAIKHKSQELLHTISSKLKNGIFISSLTIAEMEFGISNSLYPDRNRMALLKFLSIFEILDFTQNDAIPYGQIKSDLKRSGNIIGPIDMLLAGQALSNNLVMVTNNMKEFERVENLKVEDWS
- a CDS encoding ABC-F family ATP-binding cassette domain-containing protein, which translates into the protein MVNLSNIRIAYGERILFQNSSVLIRPLDKIGLVGPNGSGKTTIFRLITGEEHPDDGTVTIDPGVVVGYFSQDVGEMAGRSALQEVLEGAGKVHELSLQMEEMEHTMADGEAMEKMSDEDMDKFMNRYGEVQMEYQNRGGYELENNAKAILDGLGIAESRQSQSLENFSGGWKMRIALARILLLNPDVLLMDEPTNHLDIESIIWLEEWLKSFKGALMMTSHDREFMTRICGRTVEAAAESINSYTGNYDFYLREREIRREHLVAANRRQQAMLAKEEEFIARFAARASHAAQVQSRVKMIEKMERVVIPPDPKVMKFNFPPCPRSGDVVVRMENLAKSWPLEDGTIHPVFSGISGVVERGNKIALTGINGAGKSTLLKVLASLTESSHGSCELGASVNAGYFSQYSGDSLNMESTIFEELSELLPKESVGAIKNLLGAFQFSGDDTEKKIRILSGGEKSRVMLASLLARPLNFLMLDEPTNHLDIASREVLLEALQKFEGTLIIVSHDRYFLKHLVNRVFEIDHGIMKTFEGDYSYYLGKKEKN